A segment of the Trifolium pratense cultivar HEN17-A07 linkage group LG7, ARS_RC_1.1, whole genome shotgun sequence genome:
TTATACTTGTGCTTTATTTTGCAAAACAATACCAAAATATAATgtaaaaatatgatatgcttATGGACCCCTACCAAGTAAGGTTTCATATTGAGGAGCAAGCACTCCTCATACACCTAGAAAAAATTCACATTGATACCTAATTACCGACATATACTCCAGACACGATATTAACATTGTATAAAGAGTACTCGAACCTTTACAGCAAGAGTACTTCAGACCCAACATCATAGTAAAAGAAATTCTATCATCTTATGTAAAGGATTTAAACACATTTTCGACCTGAAATGTCGGTACTACCTGGATGTTACTCAATTTATGCATCACGTATGAAATATAAGTGAAATACATCTTTCATATGTATATATACATGAGTTTGAGTTTTTACTATTTGATTAGTAAATTTGTATCATTAGATATGACATGAGATTCAGATGttgattgaaaaatatattaactttcAAATGAGAAGGAAGAGataaacatgaagaaaaaaaacataggaATGTGAAGTTTTGGCACAAAGCGTGAGTCTTTGTTCTTGTTCATTTCTTATCttattacataaataaataaatatctaacagaaacaaacacaaaaactgAGATGAATATGTTACCAAGCACTAGCGGCACCACCACCACAACTACCACCGCGTTGGGTGGTTGGACGGTGCTACAATTATCCAAAATCAGAAGCAACCGctctgtttcttcttcttcttcattctctCTTCGGATCTCTGCCACCTGTGACGACCGCCCTCATGGTCCATCCTGTATATATGTTGGTCCTCTTCAAACTGCCACCCAAGAGACTCTTGAAGCTCTTTATTCTCAAGTAACTTCTACTTTCACTTTCACTTTCTCTCACAATTAATCAagtttactcatttaattaatcttttatttgcttatgattttttatgttatcTATGATGTTTGGTTCTTTCTGGTTTAGGGCTGTTTGGaatgacttatttgagcttatctacaaataaatataaatactttGTGAGAGAGACTCTTTGAGAGAGTTTACTGAATAACATGTCcgtaagttgttttcagcttatttacATAAGCTCTCCGGGATAgcatatgaaaacaacttattaattatatgaaaagaaaacaatttgatttttatattatctttgttataaaaatgagcacttatatgataagtgcttatgcttaATTAAGATGTTTATCCGATCggtctttttgtttttgttcttttcatgtatttatttttaacatggTGCTCTTTGGTAACAGGCAAGGGATGCATATTACAGAGGAGAGCCTTTGATAGTTGATGACATGTTTGATAGAGTAGAGGTGTATATTTCTTCTCCAATTCGCCACATATGCTTCTTAACTTTGTTATGTATATTGTTCTTATCTTACTCATATATATTATGGAAACAGTTGAAGCTTAAGTGGTATGGTTCCAAGTCAGTTGTGAAGTATCCACGATGTAGTATCAGGAGGCAATCAACTTATGCCGATGCTGAGGTAATTTTCTTCACAAGTTTAGATTGATCAATTCTTATTTGCTCTGGCTATGACCCCATATTCACAAAAAGTTCACCAATTTCAGTTGCTCATTCTTAATACTTTGTTGCATGATGATCTTAATAATGTGAAGAATATATATTGGAAAGAAGGGTAGCTGATTTCCCCTTATTAGCTCTTGATGTGGCTAGGAAGTTATTATTGAGAAAAAATTCAAGTCCTGCATTGATTAGAGATAAGGTCTGAAAATATCTTATAAAGAATAGACATCGCtgatcttgaaaatgattttgtgAGGTTGAGTTAGGTTCAAAAACAAATTCTAATAGTTAAAATGACTTAGTATTCATGTTATGTGATATGTCCTATTTCTGTTGAATATATCTGGTTTCTACATGATTTGTGATACATATACTATATGCATCTGGTTAGAATGTTAAGGTTCCTTTCCTGTACCTCTACccctttttttccttctctttcCTCTATTCTTGGTTTCTTGTTTCACCTTAATATTGAATGGTGTGGATGTAGGGCAGGAAGATCTATCTATGGTTTTTACATTGGCAAGTACATGGGCCCTATTTTTTGCATTTGGCAGTTCAGCATGTGTTGGACCAATGTTTTACACCATCAACTTAGCTTATCAAAATGCAATGAACTTAGGATTATCATATGGTAGCCATGCATCAGAACTAAAGCCTCTTTTCATGGTGAATACCATTATCTTCATGGCACTCGGTTTTATCATAGGATATCCAGTTGCTTCAGCTTCAGGTAAAAATTCTGTTGCTGCTACTTTTCATCTTATGCCTTATCATTTTCGATGGTAAGCTTCCATGGCGCTACTTTTATATTCATATGTTATTGAATGCCTTTTTTTTCAGTTAAAGTACTTCAAGGCTTGTGGAGAAATGACTTAGCAGCACTAAAGGGTTCATGTCCAAATTGTGGAGACGAGGTTAGACTTCCATAGCCTCCCTTATTTCTTTGGTTGTTGCTCATGTCATAGTAAACTGTTGCTCGGTGTCTTTGACTTATGATGATCTTGTTTAGATACACAACTTAATCAAACACTTATTCAATAAGCAATTATCTTATTATGAGCTCATATACCAGTTGTTTCTTCTATTGAAAAGGGAATGAAACTGAACTTTACATAATCTAAAAACGTTTTATGATATATCATAGACTATTTTTATGTTCTGTCAAACACTTATACAAGTTCTTATGTTATAAGCTAAGTCCAAACAATCTCTTTCAAATGCATTCTAAGTCTTTAAGTTAGTGTCTTTGGTGGTTTCGCAATAGCAACTAGCAAGTCTACAAATCTAACATATTAGTCTATGGTTTCTTTTCCATCATATTCATTCATCAACCAATTCCCTTATCTGTTTGTCTAGAGAAACATAGGTTTCATGTTTAACTTCATTTAAATCGTCTCGTCTCAGTTAGTTCGAATCCTTTTGTTGCAGGTATTTGCATTTGTAAAAACAGACAAGGCTAACAACTCACCCCATAGAGCAAAGTGCCATGTGTGTGAATGCTTATTGGAATTTCGCACCGAAGTCGAGgtatattgtttttaatttcttgcAAAAGTCAGTTCATAAAATTTGGCAGCTATTTGATTTCACATATTATCGAGTAGAGAGTTGAAACATACAGTGCAAAGCAAGAACTGCAagtatttttcttttgcttaACACATGATGTTCTCATTTGCAGCAATCAACTTCAGGATTTGGTAGACAATGGGTTTATGGGCGTATTTACCTTGTGCGTAAATCCAGACGCCAAAGAGAGCTGTAAATTTTCTGTGCCTATGATTGTCAATTGTAAAGAAAAGAATACAAGCAACTTCTGTTTAGTTTTGAGTTTTAGTCTAAAGCGGTTCTGTTTGAAGCCAACTAGTCCACTTCTGGATGGTTGATTCATTTGATTAGGTGTTTTTATTGTCAACAATTGTAGTTGTCAGACGATTATAGAACATTGAAATGTAATTTTGGAGATGAAAGGTCAAATGTAAACCAACATGTTGCTTGCCATTAGTAAAATAAAGGACACTGATCTCAAAAACAATACTCGATCAATGTAGTAGAATTAAGTTATGCGAGTTTAATCGTTGCCAATTCCATGATTCCATCCATATCAGTAAAACTTGAATCCTAACTTGTTGCATATAACTTTCTATGTTTTGTTTCCATTTAAAAAAGAACACATTTTAGAAAATAGGAACTGAAAATACTTTTAGAAACTAAACAAACTTTTATTAAACATGTGTGTAATGTGCACAGCTAGTCATGCAGTCATCAAGAAACATTTGACATGCAAGCCTGATAGTGTGCATTGCAAACTTTTTAATATCATAATCTTCAGAATTCAAGTATTGAATGGGGGAATCAGTGGAACAAAATATTGGGACAGATAGAGAGCATAAAGTAATTTTGACAATTGCAAAAATGAACTTCAGAATTTGCCTGCAAGCACCTTTATTCAATAGTTTAACAGAATTTGGATTGTCGTTAGTTCTGCGATCCATAATTTGCCACAGACATGTGGTGTCATTCGGAATGCTAGCTAGAACTGCTACTTACCATTATGGAAAGCAGGAGAAAATTTGTTCACCCTCCACAAAATCAGAACGTTTTACACAGAAAAGTAAATACCACATTTTTCTCATTGATTTCAGAACACCATGGCCCGACATGAAAccaaatataaacttttaaatgTCACAGACGTTCAGAAATATCAGCAACACTACAAGTTTCACGCCAATCAGAAGTGTCCTAAACTGTAGACTAGAATCCAGGAAAGCTGCACATATTAGAAAAGCAAGCTCAGATTGTGGAACAGAAAAACCCAGCAATTTTCTTTTGTGCACAAAGAAACTTTGTATGGTTAATAGAGTAATATAGACTACATTACCAGGAAAAGAGTTGTAGATGCAAAAAGACCCTCTTGGAGGAGGGCTCCGTGGCCGCCAAATTCCTCTTCAT
Coding sequences within it:
- the LOC123899614 gene encoding uncharacterized protein LOC123899614, producing MNMLPSTSGTTTTTTTALGGWTVLQLSKIRSNRSVSSSSSFSLRISATCDDRPHGPSCIYVGPLQTATQETLEALYSQARDAYYRGEPLIVDDMFDRVELKLKWYGSKSVVKYPRCSIRRQSTYADAEEDLSMVFTLASTWALFFAFGSSACVGPMFYTINLAYQNAMNLGLSYGSHASELKPLFMVNTIIFMALGFIIGYPVASASVKVLQGLWRNDLAALKGSCPNCGDEVFAFVKTDKANNSPHRAKCHVCECLLEFRTEVEQSTSGFGRQWVYGRIYLVRKSRRQREL